The Rhodocytophaga rosea genome has a segment encoding these proteins:
- a CDS encoding DUF2911 domain-containing protein yields MKLFTAFPKLVFLLLTLLTSSLWAQSPLTMPPSGDNQKSVVTQYIGSLVHVTLTYNSPDVTGPGGENRTGKIWGEVVHYGMVNQGFGLEKPAPWRAGSNENTTITFSHDVLLQGQPVKAGTYGLLMMVEKEGPWTLILSRNSTAWGSYFYEEKDDVLRVKVTPEETQFHEWLTYEFIDRRPTHATAALFWENKKVPFKIEVPNMTEIYFANMSKELQSDKGFSWRAWNDAATYALNNNIHLEEALTWAEKAVTPSFVGEENFTTLQTKARLLEKLGRTAESTEVMAKAMAHPTASPLEIHAYGRQLLTTGKKQEALDIFKLNAKRFPKSWPVNVGLARGYSAVGDYQKALKYAKLAANEAPDKLNKDSMQAAVDKLQKGQDIN; encoded by the coding sequence ATGAAACTGTTTACTGCATTTCCGAAACTCGTTTTTTTGTTGCTGACACTGCTCACCTCTTCCCTCTGGGCACAATCTCCCTTAACGATGCCTCCCAGCGGCGATAACCAGAAATCTGTGGTTACTCAATATATTGGTTCTCTGGTGCATGTCACCCTCACCTATAATAGTCCGGATGTAACTGGTCCCGGGGGAGAAAACCGTACTGGCAAGATCTGGGGGGAAGTGGTGCATTATGGCATGGTTAACCAGGGGTTCGGCCTCGAAAAACCGGCACCCTGGCGGGCAGGTTCTAATGAAAATACCACGATTACCTTCTCCCATGACGTACTCCTGCAAGGGCAACCGGTGAAAGCGGGTACTTATGGCTTGCTGATGATGGTAGAAAAAGAAGGTCCCTGGACACTCATTCTTTCCAGAAATTCCACCGCCTGGGGCAGCTATTTCTATGAAGAAAAAGACGATGTATTGCGGGTAAAAGTAACACCGGAAGAAACCCAGTTTCATGAGTGGCTTACCTACGAATTTATAGACCGCCGTCCTACTCATGCTACTGCTGCTTTGTTCTGGGAAAATAAAAAAGTGCCCTTCAAAATCGAAGTTCCCAACATGACAGAAATCTACTTTGCCAATATGAGCAAAGAGTTACAAAGCGATAAAGGATTCTCCTGGCGTGCCTGGAATGATGCCGCTACCTACGCCCTGAATAACAATATCCACCTGGAAGAAGCCTTAACCTGGGCAGAAAAAGCAGTAACCCCTTCATTTGTCGGAGAAGAAAACTTTACTACCCTGCAAACCAAAGCCCGGCTTCTGGAAAAATTAGGCCGCACTGCCGAATCTACAGAAGTGATGGCCAAAGCCATGGCGCATCCTACAGCATCTCCGCTGGAAATACATGCGTATGGCAGGCAATTACTCACCACTGGCAAGAAACAGGAAGCACTGGATATATTTAAGCTCAATGCCAAACGCTTTCCTAAATCCTGGCCGGTAAATGTAGGCTTAGCCCGTGGCTATTCTGCCGTGGGAGACTATCAAAAAGCCTTAAAATATGCGAAATTAGCTGCCAACGAAGCACCTGATAAACTCAATAAAGATTCCATGCAGGCGGCAGTTGATAAGCTGCAAAAAGGACAGGACATTAATTAA
- a CDS encoding ABC transporter permease has product MLKNYVTIALRTLWNNKVYSFLNMVGLAVGLAAGILMLLWVQDELSYDSFHSKTAQIYKLVANFDVSGKKETWSTTPAPIAIFGKREVPEIADAVRIQTDWNARVFEFGDKSFIEKKGAYADAGVFNIFDFPLIAGNPRNLFPNNRSIVITQKFAAKYFGNDAPIGKTIRMDKKDSYTVSGLIADIPANSSIQYEWFVPFSILDEQYNKQYQPNGLEGDWGNYNYSTFFLLKEKTSPVVVAKKLTKIHASNQKEANEETFSYGMNPLSQLRLYNDDGSEGSIKTVRIFTIVAIVILLIACINYVNLATARATKRAKEVSVRKIVGAQLSQVFGQFMGESILLFSLALFLAILLISAVVPVYNEISGKTLEFSLSNPTILLVLGATMLGTIIVAGIYPALLLSSFKPVQALKGKFTIGGSTTLFRKILVVTQFSMSIILIISTLLIGEQLTFMREKELGYDKDNVFAFGLRGEMYGKKDAIKSELIKQAGVTGVSFSNGYIVSLGSSTSDIEWPGKKENEQVIASQISTDKEFMDVFKLHLKEGEWFSGTKADSSKFILNETAVKAMGFKEPVLGQPFTFHGVKGSITGIVQDFHFASMHQKINPIVLFHNPNWFGVVNVKTTGKSAAQAIASAEKVWKQYQPDIPFEYNFMNEAFDLLYKSEQRTARLFNIFAGVAILISCLGLFGLAAFTAEQRTKEIGVRKVLGASVTNITALLSKDFIKLVVLSNLIAWPIAWYMMHKWLENFAYQIPISLWVFALAGILALLIALLTISYQSVKAALANPVRSLRSE; this is encoded by the coding sequence ATGCTAAAGAATTACGTAACCATTGCTTTACGAACACTATGGAACAACAAAGTATATTCGTTCCTGAATATGGTGGGCCTGGCCGTTGGCTTAGCAGCCGGAATATTGATGTTGTTATGGGTGCAGGATGAATTGAGCTACGATTCCTTTCACTCAAAAACAGCACAGATTTATAAATTGGTAGCCAACTTTGATGTAAGCGGCAAAAAAGAAACCTGGTCAACTACACCTGCTCCGATAGCTATTTTCGGCAAAAGAGAAGTACCGGAAATAGCAGATGCGGTGCGGATACAAACTGACTGGAATGCGAGGGTATTTGAGTTTGGTGACAAAAGTTTTATTGAGAAAAAAGGGGCATATGCCGATGCCGGTGTGTTCAACATATTTGATTTTCCATTGATTGCAGGAAACCCCAGAAACCTCTTTCCTAATAACCGATCTATTGTTATTACCCAGAAGTTTGCGGCTAAATATTTTGGTAACGACGCTCCCATTGGTAAAACCATACGCATGGATAAGAAAGACAGTTATACGGTGTCTGGCCTTATTGCAGATATTCCTGCTAACTCCAGTATACAATATGAATGGTTTGTGCCTTTCAGCATTCTCGATGAACAATATAATAAACAATATCAGCCGAATGGATTAGAAGGAGACTGGGGAAATTATAATTATTCTACCTTCTTTCTGCTGAAAGAAAAGACATCACCGGTTGTTGTAGCCAAAAAACTGACAAAAATTCATGCCAGCAACCAGAAAGAAGCCAACGAAGAAACTTTTAGCTACGGCATGAATCCTCTCTCTCAGCTTCGCCTCTACAATGATGATGGCTCAGAAGGCAGCATCAAAACGGTACGTATATTTACCATTGTGGCTATTGTCATTCTGCTGATCGCTTGTATCAATTATGTAAACCTGGCCACTGCCAGAGCTACCAAACGGGCCAAAGAAGTAAGCGTCCGGAAGATTGTGGGTGCACAGTTATCGCAGGTGTTCGGGCAATTTATGGGAGAATCCATATTACTGTTCAGCCTTGCCCTGTTTCTGGCCATACTCCTGATATCCGCCGTTGTTCCGGTGTACAATGAAATTTCCGGTAAAACCCTTGAATTCAGCTTAAGCAACCCTACTATTCTGCTGGTACTAGGTGCTACCATGCTGGGAACCATTATCGTAGCAGGTATTTATCCGGCACTTTTGCTATCTTCTTTCAAACCGGTACAAGCCTTAAAAGGTAAATTTACCATCGGCGGCTCTACCACTTTGTTCCGGAAAATACTGGTGGTAACACAGTTTTCTATGTCCATCATACTCATCATCAGCACCTTGCTGATAGGTGAGCAACTCACCTTCATGCGGGAAAAAGAACTGGGCTATGACAAAGACAATGTATTTGCTTTCGGGTTAAGAGGTGAAATGTATGGAAAAAAAGATGCCATTAAATCGGAGTTGATCAAGCAGGCCGGGGTTACTGGTGTCTCCTTCTCAAACGGGTATATTGTAAGCCTGGGCAGCAGTACCAGTGACATTGAATGGCCAGGAAAAAAAGAAAATGAGCAGGTAATTGCCTCCCAGATTTCCACAGACAAAGAGTTTATGGATGTGTTTAAATTACACCTCAAAGAAGGCGAGTGGTTTTCGGGCACAAAAGCTGATTCCAGTAAATTTATTCTCAATGAAACTGCCGTAAAAGCTATGGGCTTTAAAGAACCTGTATTGGGTCAGCCTTTTACCTTTCATGGGGTGAAAGGAAGTATTACCGGCATTGTACAGGATTTTCACTTTGCCTCTATGCACCAGAAAATCAATCCGATAGTCCTTTTCCATAATCCCAACTGGTTTGGGGTAGTGAATGTAAAAACCACCGGCAAATCGGCTGCACAGGCGATTGCTTCCGCTGAAAAAGTATGGAAACAGTATCAGCCGGATATTCCCTTTGAGTATAACTTTATGAATGAAGCTTTTGATCTGTTGTATAAATCAGAGCAACGAACGGCCAGACTGTTCAATATTTTTGCCGGAGTCGCCATTTTAATCTCCTGTTTAGGCTTATTTGGCCTGGCTGCATTTACGGCCGAACAACGTACCAAAGAAATCGGTGTACGCAAAGTATTAGGCGCTTCTGTCACCAATATCACCGCGCTGCTTTCGAAAGATTTTATCAAACTGGTCGTACTCAGCAACCTGATTGCCTGGCCTATTGCCTGGTATATGATGCACAAATGGCTGGAAAACTTTGCTTACCAGATTCCTATCAGCCTATGGGTGTTTGCCCTGGCCGGTATACTTGCTTTGTTAATTGCCTTACTCACCATCAGCTATCAGTCTGTTAAAGCAGCGCTGGCTAATCCGGTAAGAAGCCTGAGAAGCGAATAG